The sequence below is a genomic window from Rudanella lutea DSM 19387.
AACCTACGGGCCGGTTTGCCCCATCGACCCCACCACCACGGTCAATGATGAGATCGAGTTCTCGTTTCAGCACAACTGGGGTTACATGAACGAAAACTGCCTGAGCCTGAACGTTTGGTCGCCCCAACTGACAGCAGGCAAAGCGCCCCGGCCGGTGCTGGTGTGGTTCCACGGCGGTGGGTTCTCGGCGGGTTCATCGGTGGAGTTGCCGTCGTACGATGGTGAGAATCTGGCCAAAAAAGGCGATGTGGTCGTCGTGACGGTCAATCACCGGCTCAACCTGCTGGGTTTTCTGGACCTGTCGTCGTTTGGCGACAAATACAAAAACTCCGCGAATGCAGGCATGCTCGACTTGGTTGCATCGTTGCAATGGGTGAAACAAAACATTGCTCAATTTGGGGGCGACCCCAACAACGTCACCATCTTCGGGCAGTCGGGCGGGGGCGGCAAAGTGACCACCCTGATGAATGCGCCGTCGGCCAAAGGGCTGTTCCACAAAGCGATTGTGCAAAGTGGCAGCTACCTAAGCAGCTTCACGAGCCGGGCATTGGCCCAAAAAGTAGGAGCCGCCATGCTCGACGAGCTGAAGCTGCAACCTTCGCAGGTTGATTCGCTGCAGACTATGTCGTATGAGCGCCTGAGTGCCGCCAGCAAGCGGGCCCTGCGCAAGGTCAACGAAAGCCTGAAACCTGAAGAGCGTTCGGGATTTGGGCTGGGCTGGGGGCCGGTACTGGATGGCCTGTTTCTGCCCTACCAGCCGAGCGAAGCAGCCGCCCGCGAACTGGCTAAAAATATCCCGCTGCTGGTGGGCTCAACCAAAACCGAGTTTGGTCCGTTTAACCCCGCCAACCGCGAAACCGACCTGAACAATGCCAAAGCAAGCCTGCAAAAGCGAATGGGCGACAAAACCGATGCGTACATGGCTGCCGTTCGGAAAGCGTACCCCGAAACCGCCAAAGCATCGGACTACCTCGACGTAGACATCAACTTCCGGGCGGGGGCTATTCGGCAGGCCAACCAAAAAGCCGTGGCCGATGCCGCACCTGTGTACATGTACCTGTTTAGCTGGGCCTCGCCCGTAAACGACGGTATGTACAAGTCGATGCACTGCATGGAGTTGCCGTTTGTATTCGACAACATCAGCCGGTGCGAAGAGATGACGGGCGGTGGCAAAGAGGCCCACCTCCTCGCCGACCGCATGAGTCGGGCCTGGCTGGCGTTTGCCCGCACCGGCAACCCCAACCACAAAGGCCTGCCCAACTGGCCGGCTTACAACCCGCAAACCGGTGCCACCATGCTGTTCGACAATACGTGTCAGGTAAAAAACAACCCCGACAAAGAGCTGCTCGAACTGGCCCTGGGAAAACCGTTGTAAGTGCTTTTGGTAAGAAATTGGCTAAGTGAAACAAATAGAACGCGGATGACGCGGATTGGGCAGATATACGCCGATTCCCTTTAGTAATCCGCGTATATCAACTCAATCGGTGTCATCCGCGTTCTATCACGTCACAGTACATAAGTGAATGAATAATGTAAGATGAACGATTGTACTACCTACTGACAATCAGCCATTTCATTATACATTTTACATTATTCATTTTACTTTTAATTCTGCTCTACTTAGTTGCGTTTGAATTAGTCCTTAACAGCGTAGCTCCGAACCAGTTGGCGGGGCTACGCTGTTGTGTTTGTAGACCACCATGAAACGTACACACTTTCTGCAAACGCTCCTGACCGGAGCCCTTGGTATGAACACCTTATCGGCTTTCAAGCAATTTACCGATACACTGCCCGAAGGCGAAACCCTGATGCCCGTTTTGTTTGTGGGCCACGGCTCGCCCATGAACGGGATCGAAGACAACGATTTTAGCCGACGCTGGAAACAGATGGCCACCGAGATGCCAACCCCTACGGCGGTGCTGGTGGTGTCGGCCCACTGGTTTACGCGGGGCACCAAAATCACGGCGATGGACAAACCCCAGACCATTCATGACTTTGGTGGTTTCCCGCAGGCCTTGTTCGATGTGCAGTACCCCGCCCCCGGCAACCCGGCGCTGGCCAAGGAGACGGCCGCCCTGATCCGGTCGACGCCGGTGGAGCTAAACCACGACTGGGGGCTGGACCACGGCACTTGGACTATTGTGCGGCACATGTACCCGCAGGCCAATATTCCGGTGCTTCAGTTGAGCATCGACTTCTCCAAAGGGCCGCAGTACCACTACGACCTCGCCCGTGAGCTGTACGCGCTCCGCCGGAAAGGCGTGCTCATTATGGGTAGCGGCAACATGGTGCATAACCTGCGGATGGTAGCCTGGGACAAACTGAACGAACCGAGCTACGGCTATGACTGGGCCATCAGCCTCAACGATACGTTTAAGCAGCTCATCAGCCAAAACGACGTAAAGCCCCTCATAAACTACAGCAGCCTTGGCCGCGAAGGAGCCCTTGCTATTCCTACCCCCGAACACTACCTGCCCTTGCTGTACACGCTCGGACTACGGACGGGTAAAGACGCTGTATCGTTTTTTAACGACCGGGCCGTGGGCGGTTCACTCACCATGACCTCGGTCCGAATCGGTTAACTCCACACCCTATGCTCGATCAGATCATCGACGCCCGTACGGCCTCACTCGGCAACGGATTCAGTGTCCGGCGGATTCTGCCCTACCGGCTTCGGCGGATGCTCGGGCCGTTTATTTTCATGGATCATGCCGGGCCGGTAAACATCATCCCCGATCGGGTGGCCGACATGGATGTACTGCCGCACCCACACATTGGGCTCTCTACGGTCAGCTACCTGTTCGATGGGCAGGTGACCCACCGCGATAGCCTTGGGGTGCAGCAGGTGATCCGGCCGGGCGAGGTGAACTGGATGAAGGCCGGCAGCGGCATTGCCCACTCCGAACGGTTTGAAGACCCCGCCATGCTGGCCGGGGGGAAGCTGGAGATGATTCAGACGTGGGTGGCCCTGCCCGAAGCTGACGAAGAAAGCGCCCCCACCTTTGAGAACTACCAGCCCGAAATCCTACCCGTGTTTACGGACAAGGGTGTCTGGATGCGCCTGATTGCGGGCGACGCCTTCGGGCTCACCAATGCGGTAAAAACACACTCGCCCCTGTTTTATGCCCATGTGGTGTTGCAGGGCGGCACGCGGTTCGGATTGCCACGCGGCCATGCCGAACGTGGGGCGTATGTGGCCAAAGGTAGCGTAGAGGTCAACGGACACCGGTATGGCGTGGGGCAGTTGCTGGTGTTTACGCCCGGCATTGATCCGGTGCTGATAGCCCACGAAACCTGTACCCTCATGCTGCTGGGCGGAGAACCACTGGGCGAACGGTTTATCTGGTGGAACTTCGTATCATCGCGCCGGGACCGGATTGAACAGGCCAAGGCCGACTGGGAAGCGGGCCGTATTGCGTTGCCTCCCAACGACAACGTCGAGTTTATTCCGTTGCCGCACGATACCTCCCGCCCGGCCGGGGCTCCGCGCACACCGCCCCCGCCCGCGCTCTCGTAGACCGCACTGGCGCGCCCGAAAAAGAGAAAGCCTGACTCCAGCAGAGCCAGGCTTTGCCAGTTGTGTATAGCCTTACTTATCAATGAATAGGCAACCCAACAGGCCGTATTGTTTCCCCATTGGCCTCACCGAATGAGGCTACGGCACATTTACCTTGTAATTTTGCTCAACCTAACCCTCCTCAACTTCTGACGCCATGCTCCCATCCGAACCAACCCGTTGCCCGCGCTGTCACCGGCCGTTTGCGTGCCGGGCCGCTGC
It includes:
- a CDS encoding carboxylesterase family protein; protein product: MFMQFSKTLLWLAALAMPLLTKAQAPKTPTPIVAGKDVAVVATESGKVRGYIHNGTYTFKGIPYAKAERFMAPTKPDAWTGVRSSTTYGPVCPIDPTTTVNDEIEFSFQHNWGYMNENCLSLNVWSPQLTAGKAPRPVLVWFHGGGFSAGSSVELPSYDGENLAKKGDVVVVTVNHRLNLLGFLDLSSFGDKYKNSANAGMLDLVASLQWVKQNIAQFGGDPNNVTIFGQSGGGGKVTTLMNAPSAKGLFHKAIVQSGSYLSSFTSRALAQKVGAAMLDELKLQPSQVDSLQTMSYERLSAASKRALRKVNESLKPEERSGFGLGWGPVLDGLFLPYQPSEAAARELAKNIPLLVGSTKTEFGPFNPANRETDLNNAKASLQKRMGDKTDAYMAAVRKAYPETAKASDYLDVDINFRAGAIRQANQKAVADAAPVYMYLFSWASPVNDGMYKSMHCMELPFVFDNISRCEEMTGGGKEAHLLADRMSRAWLAFARTGNPNHKGLPNWPAYNPQTGATMLFDNTCQVKNNPDKELLELALGKPL
- the ygiD gene encoding 4,5-DOPA dioxygenase extradiol, translated to MNTLSAFKQFTDTLPEGETLMPVLFVGHGSPMNGIEDNDFSRRWKQMATEMPTPTAVLVVSAHWFTRGTKITAMDKPQTIHDFGGFPQALFDVQYPAPGNPALAKETAALIRSTPVELNHDWGLDHGTWTIVRHMYPQANIPVLQLSIDFSKGPQYHYDLARELYALRRKGVLIMGSGNMVHNLRMVAWDKLNEPSYGYDWAISLNDTFKQLISQNDVKPLINYSSLGREGALAIPTPEHYLPLLYTLGLRTGKDAVSFFNDRAVGGSLTMTSVRIG
- a CDS encoding pirin family protein — protein: MLDQIIDARTASLGNGFSVRRILPYRLRRMLGPFIFMDHAGPVNIIPDRVADMDVLPHPHIGLSTVSYLFDGQVTHRDSLGVQQVIRPGEVNWMKAGSGIAHSERFEDPAMLAGGKLEMIQTWVALPEADEESAPTFENYQPEILPVFTDKGVWMRLIAGDAFGLTNAVKTHSPLFYAHVVLQGGTRFGLPRGHAERGAYVAKGSVEVNGHRYGVGQLLVFTPGIDPVLIAHETCTLMLLGGEPLGERFIWWNFVSSRRDRIEQAKADWEAGRIALPPNDNVEFIPLPHDTSRPAGAPRTPPPPALS